One window of the Leptospira ryugenii genome contains the following:
- a CDS encoding LIC_12097 family sensor histidine kinase, translated as MNSPNNSETTVEQITEKARELEAIYDVVQDPIVLIDSNFNIQRANLATIDFVKIFEFEKILNRKCFEVLYQKSEICPYCPYSKMQVKEKKQTSREIFIRTQEKKQTLNIEFYPYPKNEGEFWIVEKISDVTKQKEKEEESFRMRNLASLGILVSGIAHELNNPLTGISLTLQNLASSWKTANPEQIEKRLEMIKNDTARAAMIVSDIISFAKSEKVKVTLGNIAETIHRAKDTIARLYPHLSKNILWKIDYDNDYQFPFHPAKMERLFMNLFRNSLQAFDYRAGEINVSIRKTKNMIHIIVEDDAGGIPDSIIHKIFDPFFTNNKSGTGTGLGLSICHSIVKEHEGNISVKSSDNKTRFKISFPVLDSTEGVTA; from the coding sequence ATGAATTCTCCCAATAATTCAGAGACTACAGTGGAGCAGATCACAGAGAAAGCGAGAGAGCTAGAGGCTATTTATGATGTAGTGCAGGATCCCATTGTTCTCATTGATTCCAATTTCAACATCCAAAGAGCAAATCTAGCCACAATAGATTTTGTAAAAATATTTGAATTTGAAAAGATTTTAAACAGAAAATGTTTCGAAGTACTCTACCAAAAGAGTGAAATTTGCCCCTATTGTCCCTACAGTAAGATGCAGGTAAAAGAAAAAAAACAAACTTCTCGGGAAATCTTTATTCGCACTCAGGAAAAAAAACAAACTTTAAATATAGAATTTTACCCCTATCCAAAAAATGAAGGTGAGTTTTGGATTGTTGAGAAGATATCAGATGTCACCAAACAGAAGGAAAAGGAAGAAGAATCTTTCCGAATGCGGAACCTAGCTTCCTTAGGTATCTTGGTCTCTGGTATTGCACACGAATTAAACAATCCACTGACAGGCATTAGTTTAACTCTTCAAAATTTGGCATCAAGTTGGAAAACCGCAAACCCAGAACAAATCGAAAAACGATTGGAAATGATTAAGAATGATACGGCACGGGCAGCCATGATAGTATCTGACATCATCTCCTTTGCAAAATCCGAAAAAGTAAAAGTTACACTTGGGAATATAGCAGAAACGATTCATAGGGCAAAGGATACGATTGCAAGACTGTACCCTCATTTGAGCAAAAACATACTCTGGAAGATAGATTATGACAATGACTATCAATTCCCGTTCCACCCTGCCAAAATGGAACGTTTATTTATGAACCTATTTCGCAACTCTCTCCAGGCATTTGATTACCGAGCTGGTGAAATCAATGTGAGCATTCGAAAAACGAAAAATATGATACATATCATCGTGGAAGATGATGCAGGTGGAATTCCCGATTCCATCATCCATAAAATTTTTGATCCATTCTTTACGAACAACAAATCTGGTACGGGGACAGGATTGGGACTTTCGATTTGTCACTCTATCGTAAAGGAACATGAAGGGAATATCAGCGTAAAGTCCTCCGATAACAAAACTAGATTTAAAATCTCTTTTCCAGTTCTGGATTCGACAGAAGGAGTCACAGCCTGA
- a CDS encoding LIC_12096 family protein gives MKEALKRPHLAHLSSLFLFVVVSLSGETATSSKEKSLDKEILFLYNELARHRDLLSVQTVSNLPSNTVFTFLGKYPNRQGFTLKKFFIDTDPNHKGRVKTSEEKSITLEFTGNTLSKVEIRIISEDTQIQQKTKTILIENTPLDEETNDLKILFSSIEGEEQMLLSDLTNDSFKSERTDFKRDFYIKILQDFQSQLYSIRLLQKEQSSKKQNRIFKQLDGSLKY, from the coding sequence ATGAAAGAAGCCCTGAAACGACCCCATCTAGCACACCTTAGTTCTCTATTTCTATTCGTAGTTGTTTCTCTTTCAGGAGAGACAGCTACTTCGTCGAAAGAAAAGTCATTAGACAAAGAAATCCTCTTCCTATACAATGAATTGGCTAGGCATCGAGACCTCCTTTCCGTACAAACTGTTTCCAATCTACCAAGCAATACGGTCTTTACTTTCCTTGGGAAGTACCCAAATCGACAAGGATTTACACTCAAAAAATTCTTCATAGATACTGATCCAAACCACAAGGGCCGAGTCAAAACATCCGAAGAGAAATCCATCACCTTAGAATTTACTGGAAATACGTTGAGTAAAGTAGAGATTCGCATAATTTCCGAAGACACACAAATCCAACAAAAAACTAAAACTATCTTAATCGAAAATACCCCTCTGGATGAAGAAACCAATGACCTAAAGATTCTTTTCTCGAGTATCGAGGGAGAGGAGCAGATGTTACTATCTGACCTTACAAATGATTCATTTAAATCAGAAAGGACTGATTTCAAACGAGATTTTTACATTAAAATTTTACAAGATTTCCAATCACAATTGTATTCCATTCGGCTGTTACAGAAAGAGCAAAGTTCTAAAAAACAAAATCGAATTTTCAAACAGTTAGATGGTTCACTGAAATATTGA
- the secG gene encoding preprotein translocase subunit SecG, translated as MGFLIGTILTLFILVSLFLILLVMIQTGKGGSAGMLGGSTASQSVFGASTADVMTKTTRVAAILFIILSLTLSFLFAKKDEVLLPDSEPSIEVPADNERSPETTPSSTP; from the coding sequence ATGGGATTTTTAATCGGAACAATTCTTACTCTTTTCATTTTGGTATCATTGTTTTTGATACTTTTAGTGATGATTCAAACAGGCAAAGGCGGCTCAGCCGGAATGTTAGGTGGTTCAACAGCTAGCCAGTCAGTGTTTGGAGCATCCACCGCGGATGTTATGACCAAAACGACAAGGGTTGCGGCCATTTTGTTCATAATACTTTCACTCACGCTCTCTTTTTTATTTGCAAAGAAGGATGAGGTTCTACTCCCTGATTCAGAACCAAGCATCGAAGTACCGGCAGACAATGAAAGAAGCCCTGAAACGACCCCATCTAGCACACCTTAG
- the tpiA gene encoding triose-phosphate isomerase: MRRKIIAGNWKMNLKLSEAKQIALGLRNLSTPNHIDVMVFPSASHLLSVSEILEGSKVKVGAQNAYPSSLTAMTGEISPDQLEEIGIQLILVGHSERRQFLGESNEICNQKIKYFLSRGIQVVYCVGETLAERESNQTFSVLSEQIKKGLFGVPSDQFKHLVIAYEPVWAIGTGKVASPEQAEEAHAYIRKEISSLFVGAQTIAESIQILYGGSVKPDNIASLLSKPNIDGGLVGGASQKLDSFLGLIK, translated from the coding sequence ATGAGAAGAAAAATCATCGCTGGAAATTGGAAAATGAATCTAAAACTTTCAGAAGCCAAACAAATTGCTCTTGGCCTCCGAAACCTTTCGACACCTAACCATATAGATGTGATGGTTTTTCCTAGTGCAAGCCACCTCCTCTCTGTCAGTGAAATCTTGGAAGGCAGTAAGGTAAAAGTAGGAGCTCAAAATGCCTACCCTAGCTCTCTCACTGCCATGACGGGCGAAATTTCTCCTGACCAATTAGAAGAGATTGGCATCCAATTGATTTTAGTCGGACACAGTGAACGCCGCCAATTTTTGGGAGAAAGCAATGAGATTTGCAACCAAAAGATTAAGTACTTTCTTTCACGTGGGATCCAGGTTGTGTATTGTGTTGGTGAAACCTTAGCAGAAAGGGAATCAAACCAAACCTTTTCCGTGCTGAGTGAGCAGATCAAAAAAGGACTCTTTGGAGTTCCTAGTGACCAGTTCAAACATTTAGTCATAGCATATGAACCCGTTTGGGCAATTGGTACGGGAAAAGTGGCAAGCCCCGAGCAAGCTGAAGAAGCACATGCCTACATACGAAAGGAAATTTCTTCTTTGTTTGTAGGTGCGCAAACGATAGCTGAATCCATTCAGATTTTATATGGTGGTTCGGTTAAGCCAGACAACATTGCTTCTCTTCTTTCCAAACCCAACATTGATGGTGGTTTGGTTGGTGGAGCTAGCCAAAAATTGGACTCATTTTTAGGATTGATAAAATAA
- a CDS encoding phosphoglycerate kinase, which yields MKLPRIEDQNFHGKRIFLRVDFNVPVEDGKVTDTTRIEKTLPTIDLLLSKGAKLVIGSHLGRPKGGPEPKYSMKPVYEAFQKLTKAKVSFIEKVVGSEVVSASKALAEGEILLIENLRFHKEEEENEKSFCKQLAELADVYINDAFGAAHRAHASTEGIAHILPAFAGLLMRKEIEMLGGLVMRPERPFVAIIGGSKVSSKIAILKNLIDKVDHLLIGGGMAYTFLRSRAVPIGKSLFEKDFESEAFQIIDRAGVQGIDLQIPVDHIIADQFDANAKSKTVDKMGILDGWMGMDIGPKTIDSYAKVIKNAKTILWNGPMGVFEMDKFAKGTIEVAKAISKSKAKSVVGGGDSIAAINKAGVADKITHISTGGGASLEFLEGKTLPGVACLIAKEEG from the coding sequence ATGAAACTTCCTCGGATTGAAGACCAAAACTTTCATGGCAAACGCATCTTTCTACGCGTGGACTTCAATGTCCCCGTAGAAGACGGAAAAGTAACCGATACAACTCGTATCGAAAAAACCTTACCAACAATAGACCTTTTGCTCTCAAAAGGAGCGAAACTCGTGATTGGGAGCCATTTAGGCAGACCGAAAGGGGGACCAGAGCCCAAATACAGTATGAAACCTGTATACGAAGCCTTCCAAAAACTCACAAAAGCGAAAGTTAGTTTCATTGAAAAGGTCGTTGGTTCCGAGGTTGTCTCGGCTAGCAAAGCTTTGGCGGAAGGCGAAATTTTACTCATTGAAAACCTTCGATTCCACAAAGAAGAAGAGGAAAACGAAAAAAGCTTTTGTAAACAACTTGCGGAGCTTGCAGATGTTTACATAAATGATGCCTTTGGTGCTGCTCATAGAGCGCATGCTTCCACAGAAGGGATTGCACACATTCTTCCGGCTTTTGCCGGACTTCTTATGAGAAAAGAGATCGAAATGTTAGGTGGTCTTGTGATGAGACCAGAGCGACCATTTGTCGCTATCATTGGTGGCTCAAAAGTGTCTTCGAAGATTGCCATCCTAAAAAATCTCATCGATAAAGTTGACCACCTACTCATTGGCGGTGGCATGGCTTACACATTTTTAAGATCTCGGGCTGTCCCCATTGGAAAATCCCTTTTCGAAAAGGATTTTGAAAGTGAAGCATTCCAAATCATAGACCGAGCAGGTGTGCAAGGCATTGACTTACAAATACCTGTGGACCATATCATTGCTGACCAGTTTGACGCAAATGCAAAATCAAAGACTGTAGACAAGATGGGGATTTTGGATGGATGGATGGGAATGGACATTGGACCCAAAACCATTGATTCCTATGCAAAAGTCATCAAAAACGCAAAGACTATCCTTTGGAACGGTCCCATGGGTGTGTTTGAAATGGATAAATTTGCAAAAGGCACGATTGAAGTTGCAAAGGCCATCAGCAAATCAAAGGCTAAGTCCGTTGTAGGTGGAGGCGACTCGATTGCTGCCATCAATAAAGCAGGTGTTGCTGATAAGATCACTCACATATCAACGGGTGGCGGTGCCTCCTTAGAATTTTTAGAAGGCAAAACTCTACCAGGTGTTGCCTGTTTGATCGCCAAAGAAGAGGGATAA
- the gap gene encoding type I glyceraldehyde-3-phosphate dehydrogenase, with protein sequence MVKIAINGFGRIGRLVLRSGIKDPNLEFVAINDLVTPDNLSYLFKYDSTHGRFDGDVSFSENEIIIDGKKVKTFAERDPEKLPWKDLGVDFVIESTGHFTDRVGAEKHLKAGAKKVVISAPAKDKDIPTFVMGVNHEKYNPSADHVVSNASCTTNCLAPITKVVLDNFGIVEGLMTTIHAMTATQPTVDGPSKKDFRGGRGASQNIIPASTGAAKAVGLCIPEVNGKLTGMSFRVPTPDVSVVDLTVRTEKPTSLAEIKKKMKEASEGSMKGILGYTEEMVVSNDFLGDTRSSIFDADACIELNSTFFKLVSWYDNEMGYSNRVLDLVRYMSKKG encoded by the coding sequence ATGGTAAAAATCGCAATCAACGGCTTCGGTCGCATTGGACGACTTGTGCTTCGCTCAGGGATCAAAGACCCAAATTTAGAATTCGTGGCCATCAATGACCTCGTGACCCCAGACAACCTGTCTTATCTATTTAAATATGATTCTACACACGGTCGATTTGACGGTGACGTTAGTTTCTCGGAAAACGAAATCATCATCGATGGAAAAAAGGTGAAAACCTTCGCAGAAAGAGACCCTGAAAAGCTTCCCTGGAAGGACTTAGGTGTTGACTTTGTCATCGAATCTACTGGCCATTTTACGGATAGAGTCGGTGCAGAAAAACACTTGAAGGCTGGTGCCAAAAAAGTTGTGATCTCAGCACCTGCAAAAGACAAAGACATCCCTACCTTCGTTATGGGAGTCAATCATGAAAAATACAATCCGTCCGCTGACCATGTGGTTTCCAATGCATCCTGTACCACCAACTGCCTTGCTCCCATTACGAAAGTGGTGCTCGACAATTTTGGAATCGTAGAAGGCCTTATGACCACTATCCATGCAATGACCGCCACACAACCGACAGTCGATGGTCCTAGCAAAAAAGACTTCCGAGGAGGTCGCGGTGCCTCACAAAATATCATCCCAGCTTCGACTGGTGCTGCCAAAGCAGTAGGACTCTGTATACCAGAAGTCAATGGTAAGTTAACAGGTATGTCATTTCGTGTGCCAACTCCGGATGTTTCCGTTGTGGATCTAACTGTTCGCACTGAAAAGCCAACTAGTTTAGCTGAAATCAAAAAGAAAATGAAAGAAGCAAGTGAAGGTTCCATGAAGGGCATCCTTGGCTACACGGAAGAGATGGTTGTTTCCAATGATTTCTTAGGAGATACTCGTTCTTCTATCTTTGATGCTGATGCTTGCATCGAACTCAATAGCACTTTTTTCAAATTGGTATCTTGGTATGACAATGAAATGGGTTATTCCAACCGAGTTCTGGATTTAGTTCGTTATATGTCAAAAAAAGGCTAA
- a CDS encoding NAD(P)-dependent oxidoreductase has product MKEICIIGGGIMGQGMAYRSLQAGHKVYVFARNPEKLRRSKEPIGQWNEHPNLKISNEWADLPMHSDLSILCLTRDEVVWEHFLHSLQKSPKFILDTGTSSPEITKRMFDEANKQNIEFADSPMTGSKLAARDGQILFMFGGEEKQINDLSFFYKNTSKAVVHCGPVGFGQKAKLALNLTQAGLLQVYLEGWELAKHAGISWPTYQTILSQSAAHSALFQFKFSQIQSGDFEPHFSLKNMHKDVEHALHLASEERLSLPLSEGLESIFQKAMDLGLSEEDFASLSKVPKSALS; this is encoded by the coding sequence ATGAAAGAAATCTGTATCATCGGCGGTGGGATCATGGGACAAGGCATGGCTTACCGAAGTTTGCAAGCAGGACACAAAGTATATGTCTTTGCGAGAAACCCAGAAAAGCTGCGTCGTTCCAAAGAACCAATCGGGCAGTGGAACGAGCACCCAAACCTAAAGATAAGCAATGAATGGGCAGATTTGCCAATGCATTCTGACCTTTCTATACTTTGTCTGACAAGGGATGAAGTTGTTTGGGAACATTTTTTACATTCACTCCAAAAATCTCCAAAATTCATTTTAGATACAGGGACAAGTTCTCCCGAAATCACAAAACGTATGTTTGATGAAGCAAACAAACAAAACATTGAATTCGCTGACTCGCCAATGACGGGAAGTAAACTTGCCGCCAGAGATGGACAGATTTTATTTATGTTTGGTGGTGAAGAGAAGCAGATCAATGATCTTTCTTTTTTTTACAAAAACACATCCAAGGCAGTCGTACATTGTGGTCCTGTAGGCTTTGGACAAAAAGCAAAGTTAGCATTGAACCTCACACAAGCTGGCCTCTTACAAGTGTATCTAGAAGGATGGGAGCTGGCAAAACATGCCGGGATTAGCTGGCCTACCTACCAAACGATTCTCAGCCAATCCGCTGCCCACTCAGCCCTATTCCAATTTAAATTTTCTCAAATCCAAAGTGGGGATTTCGAGCCTCATTTCTCCCTTAAAAATATGCACAAGGATGTGGAACATGCTTTGCACCTTGCTTCCGAAGAAAGGCTTTCCCTACCCCTTTCCGAGGGATTAGAAAGCATTTTCCAAAAAGCTATGGATCTGGGGCTCTCGGAGGAGGACTTTGCCTCCCTATCGAAAGTGCCCAAGTCGGCTTTGTCGTAA
- a CDS encoding RecQ family ATP-dependent DNA helicase, whose translation MGWALGKVVGGMSENKRECLHHRMAHSFAALRDLFSISEFRSPQKEAIDHCLAKKSSLVLMPTGSGKSLCFQIPAFMNPGLSIVVSPLIALMVDQVYSLQKRNLEADALHSAQTSEERNKVNRRLADRKMQLLYVSPERFRKKEFWDLLGDTKVNFFFIDEAHCMSQWGHDFRPDYAKLGEVRIRLGNPPMMALTATASPVVQSEIKELLGWNPMEDLVFDGGIERNNLTLRVRSFVDPRQKENYLLKVLEKQVNGPTIVYFNLIESLESFSNILKSNAMPHATYHGKKQAHEKQSVQKRFQSQEISLLLATNAFGMGIDLPNIRRVIHAEMPLQLESYFQEVGRAGRDGLVSECILCYTESDLAVLLDFVEWQNPNLKMMKRVYSLLETKKEELPSYTYKDIQKLVGLRGDHRLQTVLNLLLHYGFIEGSLERGNLCLVQEFDVSHFRPEVFEQKKERALWRLQQMLLYVKTEHCRLQSIYQYFGKESEPCGLCDVCKKNTEKKD comes from the coding sequence ATGGGCTGGGCCTTAGGAAAAGTAGTTGGAGGGATGAGTGAAAACAAAAGAGAGTGTTTACACCATCGTATGGCTCATTCCTTCGCAGCGCTTCGGGATCTCTTTTCCATTTCGGAATTTAGGAGCCCACAGAAAGAGGCCATAGACCATTGTTTGGCAAAAAAATCGAGTTTAGTCCTCATGCCAACGGGTTCGGGAAAATCCCTTTGTTTCCAAATCCCTGCCTTTATGAACCCAGGTTTAAGCATTGTTGTGAGCCCTCTCATTGCACTGATGGTAGACCAAGTCTACTCTTTACAGAAACGAAATTTAGAGGCAGATGCCTTACATAGTGCACAGACCTCAGAGGAGAGGAACAAAGTAAACCGCAGACTGGCAGACAGAAAAATGCAACTTCTCTATGTGAGCCCTGAACGGTTTCGAAAAAAAGAATTTTGGGATCTCCTCGGGGACACAAAGGTAAACTTCTTTTTCATAGACGAAGCTCATTGTATGAGCCAGTGGGGTCACGACTTTCGGCCCGACTATGCAAAGTTAGGAGAAGTGCGGATTCGGTTGGGCAATCCTCCTATGATGGCTTTGACAGCAACTGCAAGTCCTGTCGTGCAATCAGAAATCAAAGAGCTACTTGGTTGGAACCCAATGGAGGACCTTGTTTTCGACGGAGGTATTGAACGTAACAATTTAACTTTGAGAGTAAGGTCATTTGTTGATCCGAGACAAAAAGAAAATTATTTACTTAAGGTATTAGAGAAGCAGGTCAATGGACCGACCATAGTTTACTTTAATTTGATTGAATCTCTAGAGTCTTTTTCCAACATCCTAAAATCCAATGCGATGCCACATGCAACATATCATGGGAAAAAACAAGCACATGAAAAACAGAGTGTACAGAAAAGATTCCAGAGCCAAGAAATTTCCCTCCTATTGGCAACCAATGCATTTGGAATGGGGATTGACCTTCCCAATATAAGGAGAGTTATCCATGCAGAAATGCCTCTGCAATTGGAGTCTTATTTCCAGGAAGTAGGTAGGGCGGGTCGAGATGGTTTAGTATCTGAATGTATTTTATGTTATACGGAGTCAGACTTGGCTGTTCTTTTAGATTTTGTAGAATGGCAAAATCCAAACCTCAAAATGATGAAACGAGTCTATTCACTCCTAGAAACCAAAAAAGAAGAGCTTCCCTCCTATACATATAAAGACATACAAAAGTTGGTTGGACTGAGAGGAGACCATAGATTGCAAACCGTATTAAATCTTTTGCTTCATTATGGGTTTATAGAAGGAAGTTTGGAAAGAGGCAATCTTTGTTTAGTCCAAGAATTTGATGTCTCCCACTTTCGTCCCGAGGTATTTGAGCAAAAAAAGGAAAGGGCTTTGTGGCGGCTACAACAAATGCTCCTCTATGTCAAAACAGAACACTGTCGTCTACAAAGTATATACCAGTACTTTGGCAAGGAAAGTGAGCCCTGTGGTCTTTGTGACGTTTGTAAAAAAAATACAGAAAAAAAGGATTAG
- the lepB gene encoding signal peptidase I, giving the protein MSRSKQKISWKDRAFQIGIPLGVSLILIQLVKLYVFTPLKITNDFMAPTFAKDDTVYINRIFRKKNLLVGDVVLIRSPKDSRQFILARILGKGSDAIEIQNRKAFRNGELVNPSLFPEPKETNLPILPKGKSDTDHMDKVFVPARHVFVLADNREIGVDSRDIGTISEDLIVGKVW; this is encoded by the coding sequence ATGTCTAGATCCAAACAGAAAATCAGTTGGAAAGATAGAGCCTTTCAGATTGGAATCCCACTTGGTGTATCTCTTATCCTTATCCAACTTGTAAAGTTATATGTGTTTACACCCTTAAAGATTACCAATGATTTTATGGCACCAACATTTGCAAAAGATGACACAGTTTATATCAATCGCATCTTTCGGAAAAAAAATCTTCTTGTGGGTGATGTGGTTCTCATACGTTCTCCAAAGGACTCCCGTCAGTTTATCCTAGCTCGGATTCTTGGAAAAGGCTCTGATGCCATTGAAATCCAAAATAGAAAAGCATTTCGCAATGGCGAATTAGTAAATCCTAGTCTCTTTCCGGAGCCCAAGGAAACAAACCTGCCAATTTTACCAAAAGGAAAAAGTGATACAGATCATATGGACAAAGTGTTCGTTCCCGCTCGTCATGTATTTGTATTGGCAGACAATCGGGAGATTGGGGTAGATTCTAGAGACATTGGAACTATTTCCGAGGATTTGATTGTAGGAAAGGTTTGGTGA
- a CDS encoding methyl-accepting chemotaxis protein → MRAISKSKTMKIRSFLRYFLLRVELFNLFGLVPIIILYVYNFTDRKEGEGLPILLSALFSFLVVTLGLGLFAFLRFGTLFRYENERNQNGTVSETTQKKALFWIKHFTSLTCLDFILRYAIGFSVFAFSLFLFTGKLNYILLSEIFVVLLLANSISLLFIFIFADHAFKKFNIIQLFQEIFADFSSEMIRESLSKKLASQTVVAFLFAIMLIFVINYRLNFKNESALIDQSMKESTLGSESVLRLTLVSFRDSLTKSLFETNELTKPIFSKNENDIKKVLEDIYVNSNHSSTEALFYYYPEKGIFISTKNYPFSNKQDVFAIRDISVAKSGPQRHQSFVSPLSGEMISPYTLPVYEGETFRGFVGGFLNIERLGKFILSNIHIGIEGTATLLDEDGTVLYSSQKTEIGKSAKENPYLKQLFGSESAFEIYHIHIDEHPRKYAYVHNTEFLYYIYSHFEILELFEKQIKTLYSTLIISLFSLIVIGIITILVIESKLSPLKHMKTRISEMAVGNLKTAFESTSRDEIGIMAEALSQFQKKLKSILTQTQDSALALGNSGNEILESMILLSDAAQSQAAGSEEISASVEEITAGVENIAMRADTQSSTLQSLQRKMEELNSAVRDIDQNFSKADTKVREITDESKLGEASLKEMKRSMDKISESSGEMSSVIEIIHTISEQINLLALNAAIEAARAGASGRGFAVVADEISKLADKTARSIEDIESLIEQNEKEINVGQEKIDHSIDTLSKTISGVNQIYQMTQNMRGIVQRQIDTNQEVNEGVKVIQELSDMIKEATEEQKTAMLEINRSIAEINNHAQNTAMSSEGVKENAQSMNYLAENLKKEINYFHV, encoded by the coding sequence ATGAGAGCGATCTCAAAATCTAAGACTATGAAAATTCGCTCCTTCCTTCGTTATTTTTTATTGCGAGTCGAACTCTTCAACCTTTTTGGATTGGTTCCTATCATCATTCTTTATGTTTACAACTTTACCGATCGCAAAGAGGGAGAGGGCCTACCTATCCTCCTTAGCGCTCTTTTCTCCTTCCTTGTTGTTACACTCGGATTAGGACTTTTTGCTTTTTTGCGTTTTGGGACTCTCTTTCGCTACGAAAACGAACGAAACCAAAATGGGACGGTAAGTGAAACTACCCAAAAAAAAGCCTTGTTTTGGATTAAACATTTCACAAGCTTAACATGCTTAGATTTTATCCTTCGTTATGCGATCGGGTTTTCAGTATTTGCCTTTTCTTTGTTTCTCTTTACTGGAAAGTTGAACTATATTTTACTCAGTGAAATTTTTGTTGTATTGTTGCTTGCAAATTCAATTTCACTTCTCTTTATTTTCATTTTTGCCGACCACGCTTTCAAAAAATTCAATATTATCCAACTCTTCCAGGAAATATTTGCAGATTTTTCATCAGAGATGATCCGAGAAAGTCTCTCTAAAAAGTTAGCAAGCCAAACCGTAGTTGCGTTTCTCTTTGCCATTATGTTGATCTTTGTGATCAACTATCGATTGAATTTCAAAAATGAATCCGCCTTAATCGACCAAAGTATGAAGGAAAGTACATTGGGTTCTGAGTCAGTTTTAAGATTAACCTTGGTCAGCTTTCGGGATTCTTTGACAAAAAGTTTATTTGAAACAAATGAATTAACAAAACCGATTTTCTCCAAAAATGAAAACGATATCAAAAAAGTTTTAGAAGATATTTACGTTAACTCCAACCATTCTTCGACAGAGGCCCTGTTCTATTATTACCCAGAAAAAGGGATTTTTATCTCTACAAAAAATTATCCCTTCTCAAACAAACAGGATGTGTTTGCAATTCGAGATATCAGTGTTGCAAAATCTGGTCCACAAAGACACCAAAGCTTTGTCTCTCCTCTTTCCGGTGAAATGATATCGCCTTACACCTTACCTGTTTACGAAGGAGAAACTTTCAGAGGATTTGTGGGAGGATTTTTAAATATCGAAAGACTAGGAAAGTTTATCTTGAGCAATATTCACATTGGCATCGAAGGCACGGCTACCTTATTAGATGAGGATGGAACCGTATTGTATTCATCTCAAAAAACTGAAATTGGCAAATCAGCCAAAGAAAACCCATATCTAAAACAATTGTTTGGTTCCGAATCAGCTTTTGAAATTTATCATATCCACATTGATGAACACCCCAGAAAGTATGCCTATGTGCACAATACAGAGTTTCTTTACTATATCTATTCTCATTTTGAAATCCTAGAACTCTTTGAAAAGCAAATCAAAACTTTATATAGCACTCTGATCATTTCTTTGTTTAGTTTGATCGTGATTGGTATCATCACAATCCTTGTCATCGAATCCAAACTTTCGCCCTTGAAACATATGAAAACTAGGATCTCTGAAATGGCAGTCGGGAATCTAAAAACAGCTTTTGAAAGCACTAGCCGTGATGAAATCGGTATCATGGCAGAGGCTCTCTCTCAGTTCCAAAAAAAATTAAAATCTATTCTCACTCAAACGCAGGATAGTGCCCTTGCCTTAGGAAACTCAGGTAACGAAATCTTAGAATCTATGATCCTCCTTTCCGATGCAGCGCAAAGCCAAGCAGCTGGATCAGAAGAGATTTCAGCATCCGTAGAAGAAATCACAGCAGGTGTTGAAAACATTGCCATGAGAGCCGATACACAATCCTCTACTTTGCAATCCTTGCAAAGAAAGATGGAAGAATTGAATTCTGCAGTCCGAGACATTGATCAAAATTTTTCCAAAGCAGATACAAAAGTCAGAGAAATAACCGATGAATCCAAATTAGGTGAAGCTTCTCTGAAAGAAATGAAACGATCTATGGATAAAATTTCAGAGTCTTCTGGTGAAATGAGTTCAGTTATTGAAATCATCCATACTATATCCGAGCAAATCAACTTACTTGCGCTAAATGCTGCGATAGAGGCAGCACGGGCGGGTGCAAGCGGAAGAGGATTTGCCGTAGTAGCCGATGAAATTTCAAAACTGGCTGACAAAACAGCCAGGTCTATCGAAGACATAGAATCACTCATTGAGCAAAACGAGAAGGAAATCAATGTTGGCCAAGAAAAGATCGACCATTCCATAGACACTTTATCCAAAACGATTTCAGGTGTGAACCAGATCTACCAAATGACCCAAAATATGAGGGGCATAGTGCAAAGGCAAATCGATACAAACCAAGAAGTTAATGAAGGTGTGAAAGTCATCCAAGAACTTTCAGATATGATCAAAGAGGCTACGGAAGAACAAAAAACAGCCATGTTAGAAATCAACCGATCCATTGCCGAAATCAATAACCATGCCCAAAATACTGCGATGTCAAGTGAAGGGGTAAAAGAGAACGCTCAGTCCATGAATTATCTTGCCGAAAATCTAAAGAAGGAAATCAATTACTTCCATGTCTAG